Below is a window of Streptomyces genisteinicus DNA.
GGTCACGGACGGCTGGCGGACGGCGGCCAACCGGTCGCACACCGTCCTGGTGTTCGCCGCCCCCGTGGGGTCCATCGGGCAGCAGCCCCGCGAGGACCTGCTGCGCGACGCGCTGGAGAAGGCGGCGGCGAACGGCCGTCTGGTGGCCGCCGCCATGCCGCTCGCCGGCACCTGACCGGCTGCCGGAGCCGGACGCACCAGCTCCGTACGCCCTGCCGTCCGCACGCCCTGCGGTCACGTCCCCCGGTCCGCGGGCCGGGGGACGCGACACTTCCCCGCGCCCGGCGGCCGCATCCGGCGGTCGCCGGGCCGTGGTCTGTCCACGACCCGGCGCGAGAGCACCCCATCCGGCGCGCAGACCCACGCCCCACGCGCACCGGAGCGCGCGGTCACCCGCCGCAGGAGCGCGGCCACCCGCGCCGGACCACCGCTCCCGGGGCAGCCGGTCGTCCGCGGAGCCCGGCCCCCGACGGCGGATCCTCCGCGCGTGCCGGGCCTCCCCCGGAAGAATGCACGGCCGCGCAGACCGCATCCGCGAGGACTGCCTGATCGTTGCAGGTACGTGCACACATACGACCCTTTCCGCCAGCCGTACCAGAGCCCGATCCCCTCGGCGCGCGCAGCGCGTGACGGTTCGTCGGGCGACTCGCCCACGCCGATCTACGACGCGCTGTACTCCGAGTTCCGCCGGGCGTTCCGGACGCTTCCCGGAGACCGGAGCGGTGAGGAGGAGCTCGGCTTCCGGGGGTTCGGGTCGACCGGGCTCCACAGCAGCCGCGGCGGACTCGGCACGTACTCGGGGCACTTCAGCCCGGTCCACCCGGGCAACAACTGGCAGCCGTACCACCAGGTCGTGCGGCCGCCGAACGGGCACGAGCCCGCGGCCCTGCCGCCGGGCCCCCGCCGGGGCGCCTGAGCCGGACACGACGGTGCCCCTGCCCCGCTGCCCGGGGCACCGTCCGGTCCGATCTGATCCGGACGCCCCGGGGCCCGGACCCCGCCGAACGGCGAACCCGCGGGGGCCGGGGCCACGGGTCAGGCAGGACCGCCCGGCGTGACCAGCCCCGTCTCGTACGCGACCACGACGGCCTGAGCCCTGCTGTTCAGGCCCAGTTTGGCCATGGTGCGGTTGAGATGGGTCTTCACGGTGGCCTCGGAGATGAACAGCTCCCCCGCGATCTCCGCGTTGGACCTGCCGGTGCCCGTGAGCCGGAGCACCTCGGTCTCGCGGTCGGTGAGCTGCTCGATCTCCACCGGCCGTCCCCCGAGGGGTTCACCCCCCGGCACCGTGCGCGAGAACGCCTCGACCAACCGCCGCGTGACGGTCGGCGCGAAAATGGCGTCGCCCGCGGCGACGGCCGCGACCGCGGCCAGCAGACGCGTCGGGCCGGTGTCCTTGAGGACGAAGCCGTCGGCCCCCACCCGCAGCGCCTGATAGACGTACGCGTCGAGGTCGAACGTGGTCAGCATCAGAATCCTCGGCCGTGGCACGGCCGCGGTGGCACCG
It encodes the following:
- a CDS encoding response regulator, whose amino-acid sequence is MTIRVLVVDDQYLIRAGIVGLLEAADGMSVAGQAADGEEAVRLAALLRPEVILMDIRMPRMDGIEAARRILEHGATAAVPRPRILMLTTFDLDAYVYQALRVGADGFVLKDTGPTRLLAAVAAVAAGDAIFAPTVTRRLVEAFSRTVPGGEPLGGRPVEIEQLTDRETEVLRLTGTGRSNAEIAGELFISEATVKTHLNRTMAKLGLNSRAQAVVVAYETGLVTPGGPA